CAACTAAACCTTATACCCAAGAAGCATATTTGAATGATATAGAGAAACAATTATTCAAAGAAACTTTAAATGGGAAACCTTTAAGTGCTCCAATGATTGCACAACTGTCTGTATATATCAGTTCTTTAAAAGGAATGTGTCCGACATTAAAGGCTATTGACAAGGCTGTATCAACAAGAGTAACTTCCATTGCTCTCAACGAGCAAACTAATCATAAGTTACAATCATTAGGGTTGCTGACAACTTTTGCCTCTATATCTGCAACAGAAGAGCAATCGGGTATGGAACCTATGACTGCTGTCAATTTCTATGTCGGTACGGATATCGAAGCCATTTGCTATGATAAGTTGAAAAGTGCACGCCGCTATCTAATACAAGCCTGCAGTTTAGCTCATAATGATATTGAGCGTGGAAAGTGTAATTATCTGATAAAAATGATAGATCGAGTTTTATAAATAAAATATTAATCTTTTTAAATTATTGAATTATGAAAAAGCACTTGTTATTTTTTTTATTTTTAGTTCTTGGAAGTATGCTTTATGCACAAGGAATGAAAACTGTCACTGGAGTTGTTGTTGACGAATATGGAGAACCAATGCCTGGTGTTAGTGTGGTTGTTAAAGGAACAACTAATGGAACTGTAACAGATCTTGATGGAAAATTTACTATCACAGTACCTATTGGAAGTATATTAGTTTTTTCATTTGTAGGTTATCAAACAATGGAAGTCAAAGTTGGCGCAAATACAGGTAGCATTAGAGTGGAAATGAAGCCTAATTATCAAAATCTAGACAACACATTGGATTAATCACTCTCACATGAGGATTCTAAATTTATAATGTAAGTGTTATGAAAAGATCTATTTCTATAATCATTCTTTCATGTATACCAATACTCTTTTGTAATATACCTATTCTTTCTGCGCAGGAGGTGGCAAGTACAGATTCAATTATAACACCGAACAAGAGTATTAAATATGGAAAAGTAAAGCTGCGCACAAGTATTATGCAAGCAAGTCTTGATGCAGTCAAGGCAAATCTGATATGTGGTAAAGATACATTGAAAGAAGATTATAAAAGTTCAGATTTTTTCTTTTGGAATAAAGTTCCCGTCGGTATCGCACGAGCCATCGTGTGGGCCGACGGATTCATCGCAGATTCCGATACACTTTATGTACACGAGGGGCAAACTACACAAAAAGACTTTTATCTGACCGACCGCGTTATACAATTACAGGCCGTAACAGTAAAA
The Bacteroides luhongzhouii DNA segment above includes these coding regions:
- a CDS encoding carboxypeptidase-like regulatory domain-containing protein: MKKHLLFFLFLVLGSMLYAQGMKTVTGVVVDEYGEPMPGVSVVVKGTTNGTVTDLDGKFTITVPIGSILVFSFVGYQTMEVKVGANTGSIRVEMKPNYQNLDNTLD